From a single Kryptolebias marmoratus isolate JLee-2015 unplaced genomic scaffold, ASM164957v2 Scaffold51, whole genome shotgun sequence genomic region:
- the LOC108228249 gene encoding oocyte zinc finger protein XlCOF6 isoform X1, translating into MNDPRMSGGSDPMASPLPLSSLRLLIPPLRLLTAAMWQVTQQRSVKHYGMLEDFVSVVTEAVPQLLTDRQRGLLLLALRAKVTLCDPADAQTHLNQIRAVSETTQDEDVNRCCSALLTLTNKLTEMPADARRLLLEVFDQSFDSALQSLISDFLSRIEQLFPVPDFRQAASWLDGAPAAVEDFLQDRKHLRELLTNQSCRLGQATTAVSEDTESTLLFAWSHPFFTKATNPEPPSTHTAAQSDTLPDRGGPLQVKVEVVVTVEEEEAVIGLTEQEASNQSSDTPEVLDRLKDSPGNCVSQSEGSAEGPAGTLYSISHNSQRVAHRCPQCGKCFIYRSQVIRHLRSNRACGSVSAAGTVNPKVQAEEEPRPPEPRPVRTHTCFQCSSVFKSQGELLSHQRSHRARPVHQCAQCDRTFQHLSSLTNHRQTHLDKEGFVCSRCNKTFGSAKDRDAHRLLDLSCFVCSVCSQTFSSQTLLLRHLQTHSAEGAELRYSCRFCEQSFSGVTLLRIHQRTHASRSYRCDDCSKLYGSLAGLQSHRATHSSDSRFLCPQCGKRFKTRDGLEGHLRTHTGERPFRCPHCPKDFTALAGLNVHVRQHTGERPYVCTVCGKGWPSGGDLQKHMRTHTGERPYVCQDCGKAFSISCHLTEHRRIHTGEKPFCCPECGKCLRRKFDLKKHILSHSNVRPFACVLCSKSYTRQTHLNRHLLTHRAADGGVLETETETSYKT; encoded by the exons ATGAATGACCCGAGGATGAGCGGCGGTTCCGACCCGATGG cctcccctctccctctctcctccctgcGCCTCCTCATCCCTCCCCTCCGCCTCCTGACCGCGGCCATGTGGCAGGTGACCCAGCAGCGGAGCGTGAAGCATTATGGGATGCTGGAGGACTTTGTTTCCGTGGTAACGGAGGCCGTCCCGCAGCTGCTGACGGACAGGCAGAGgggtctgctgctgctggctctgAGGGCCAAG GTGACCCTCTGTGACCCAGCTGACGCTCAGACTCACCTGAACCAGATCCGAGCCGTCTCGGAGACAACG CAGGATGAAGACGTAAACAGatgctgctctgctctgctgacCCTCACCAACAAACTGACGGAGATGCCTGCCGACGCTCGGCGCCTCCTGCTG GAAGTGTTTGACCAGAGTTTTGACTCCGCCCTGCAGTCCCTCATTTCTGACTTCCTGTCCCGGATCGAGCAGCTGTTCCCTGTCCCTGACTTCAGACAg GCTGCCTCTTGGCTCGACGGCGCCCCCGCTGCTGTGGAAGACTTCCTTCAGGACAGGAAACACCTGAGGGagcttctgaccaatcagagctgcCGCCTGGGACAAGCAACAACCGCAG TGAGTGAAGACACAGAGTCCACCCTCCTCTTCGCCTGGTCCCACCCCTTCTTCACCAAAGCAACCAATCCTGAGCCCCCGTCCACTCACACAGCTGCCCAATCAGACACTCTCCCTGACAGAGGCGGTCCTCTGCAGGTgaaggtggaggtggtggtgacagtggaggaggaggaggctgtgaTTGGTCTGACAGAGCAGGAGGCGTCCAATCAGAGCTCAGACACACCTGAGGTCCTGGACAG GTTAAAGGACTCACCTGGAAACTgtgtcagccaatcagaaggtTCAG CCGAGGGCCCAGCCGGCACCCTGTACAGCATTTCCCACAATTCTCAGCGTGTGGCTCACAGGTGTCCTCAGTGTGGGAAGTGTTTCATCTACAGATCTCAG GTAATTCGCCACCTGCGCTCAAACCGGGCCTGTGGGTCGGTCTCAGCAGCCGGCACCGTGAACCCGAAGGTTCAAGCTGAGGAAGAGCCCCGCCCCCCGGAGCCCCGCCCTGTCAGGACCCACACCTGCTTCCAGTGCAGCTCAGTGTTTAAAAGCCAAGGCGAGCTGCTGTCCCACCAGCGGTCGCACCGAGCGCGCCCCGTTCATCAGTGCGCTCAGTGCGACCGCACCTTCCAGCACCTGTCCAGCCTGACCAATCATAGGCAGACACACCTGGACAAGGAGGGCTTCGTCTGCAGCAGGTGTAACAAGACGTTTGGGTCAGCGAAGGACAGGGACGCCCACCGTCTGCTGGACCTCAGCTGCTTCGTCTGCTCCGTCTGCTCGCAGACGTTCAGCTCGCAGACGCTGCTGCTGCGACACCTGCAGACGCACTCGGCCGAGGGAGCCGAGCTGCGCTACAGCTGCCGCTTCTGTGAGCAGAGCTTCTCAG GAGTGACTCTGCTTCGGATCCACCAGCGCACGCACGCCTCTCGCTCGTACCGCTGCGATGACTGCAGCAAGTTGTACGGCTCGTTGGCGGGGCTGCAGTCGCACCGGGCGACCCACAGCAGCGACAGCCGCTTCCTGTGTCCGCAGTGCGGCAAGCGCTTCAAGACCCGCGACGGCCTGGAGGGCCACCTGAGGACCCACACCGGGGAGCGGCCCTTCCGCTGCCCCCACTGCCCCAAAGACTTCACCGCACTCGCAGGCCTCAACGTGCACGTACGGCAGCACACCGGGGAGAGGCCGTACGTGTGCACGGTGTGCGGGAAGGGCTGGCCGTCTGGAGGAGACCTGCAGAAACACATGAGGACCCACACCGGGGAGAGACCCTACGTCTGCCAGGACTGCGGGAAGGCCTTCTCCATCTCCTGTCACCTGACCGAGCACCGCCGCATCCACACAG GAGAGAAGCCGTTCTGCTGCCCAGAATGTGGGAAATGTTTACGGAGGAAGTTTGACCTGAAGAAGCACATCCTGTCCCACAGTAATGTCCGTCCCTTTGCCTGTGTCCTCTGCTCCAAAAGCTACACCCGTCAGACTCACCTGAACCGACACCTGCTGACCCACAGAGCTGCTGACGGAGGGGTgctggagacagagacagagacgtCCTACAAGACctaa
- the LOC108228249 gene encoding oocyte zinc finger protein XlCOF6 isoform X2, with the protein MNDPRMSGGSDPMASPLPLSSLRLLIPPLRLLTAAMWQVTQQRSVKHYGMLEDFVSVVTEAVPQLLTDRQRGLLLLALRAKVTLCDPADAQTHLNQIRAVSETTDEDVNRCCSALLTLTNKLTEMPADARRLLLEVFDQSFDSALQSLISDFLSRIEQLFPVPDFRQAASWLDGAPAAVEDFLQDRKHLRELLTNQSCRLGQATTAVSEDTESTLLFAWSHPFFTKATNPEPPSTHTAAQSDTLPDRGGPLQVKVEVVVTVEEEEAVIGLTEQEASNQSSDTPEVLDRLKDSPGNCVSQSEGSAEGPAGTLYSISHNSQRVAHRCPQCGKCFIYRSQVIRHLRSNRACGSVSAAGTVNPKVQAEEEPRPPEPRPVRTHTCFQCSSVFKSQGELLSHQRSHRARPVHQCAQCDRTFQHLSSLTNHRQTHLDKEGFVCSRCNKTFGSAKDRDAHRLLDLSCFVCSVCSQTFSSQTLLLRHLQTHSAEGAELRYSCRFCEQSFSGVTLLRIHQRTHASRSYRCDDCSKLYGSLAGLQSHRATHSSDSRFLCPQCGKRFKTRDGLEGHLRTHTGERPFRCPHCPKDFTALAGLNVHVRQHTGERPYVCTVCGKGWPSGGDLQKHMRTHTGERPYVCQDCGKAFSISCHLTEHRRIHTGEKPFCCPECGKCLRRKFDLKKHILSHSNVRPFACVLCSKSYTRQTHLNRHLLTHRAADGGVLETETETSYKT; encoded by the exons ATGAATGACCCGAGGATGAGCGGCGGTTCCGACCCGATGG cctcccctctccctctctcctccctgcGCCTCCTCATCCCTCCCCTCCGCCTCCTGACCGCGGCCATGTGGCAGGTGACCCAGCAGCGGAGCGTGAAGCATTATGGGATGCTGGAGGACTTTGTTTCCGTGGTAACGGAGGCCGTCCCGCAGCTGCTGACGGACAGGCAGAGgggtctgctgctgctggctctgAGGGCCAAG GTGACCCTCTGTGACCCAGCTGACGCTCAGACTCACCTGAACCAGATCCGAGCCGTCTCGGAGACAACG GATGAAGACGTAAACAGatgctgctctgctctgctgacCCTCACCAACAAACTGACGGAGATGCCTGCCGACGCTCGGCGCCTCCTGCTG GAAGTGTTTGACCAGAGTTTTGACTCCGCCCTGCAGTCCCTCATTTCTGACTTCCTGTCCCGGATCGAGCAGCTGTTCCCTGTCCCTGACTTCAGACAg GCTGCCTCTTGGCTCGACGGCGCCCCCGCTGCTGTGGAAGACTTCCTTCAGGACAGGAAACACCTGAGGGagcttctgaccaatcagagctgcCGCCTGGGACAAGCAACAACCGCAG TGAGTGAAGACACAGAGTCCACCCTCCTCTTCGCCTGGTCCCACCCCTTCTTCACCAAAGCAACCAATCCTGAGCCCCCGTCCACTCACACAGCTGCCCAATCAGACACTCTCCCTGACAGAGGCGGTCCTCTGCAGGTgaaggtggaggtggtggtgacagtggaggaggaggaggctgtgaTTGGTCTGACAGAGCAGGAGGCGTCCAATCAGAGCTCAGACACACCTGAGGTCCTGGACAG GTTAAAGGACTCACCTGGAAACTgtgtcagccaatcagaaggtTCAG CCGAGGGCCCAGCCGGCACCCTGTACAGCATTTCCCACAATTCTCAGCGTGTGGCTCACAGGTGTCCTCAGTGTGGGAAGTGTTTCATCTACAGATCTCAG GTAATTCGCCACCTGCGCTCAAACCGGGCCTGTGGGTCGGTCTCAGCAGCCGGCACCGTGAACCCGAAGGTTCAAGCTGAGGAAGAGCCCCGCCCCCCGGAGCCCCGCCCTGTCAGGACCCACACCTGCTTCCAGTGCAGCTCAGTGTTTAAAAGCCAAGGCGAGCTGCTGTCCCACCAGCGGTCGCACCGAGCGCGCCCCGTTCATCAGTGCGCTCAGTGCGACCGCACCTTCCAGCACCTGTCCAGCCTGACCAATCATAGGCAGACACACCTGGACAAGGAGGGCTTCGTCTGCAGCAGGTGTAACAAGACGTTTGGGTCAGCGAAGGACAGGGACGCCCACCGTCTGCTGGACCTCAGCTGCTTCGTCTGCTCCGTCTGCTCGCAGACGTTCAGCTCGCAGACGCTGCTGCTGCGACACCTGCAGACGCACTCGGCCGAGGGAGCCGAGCTGCGCTACAGCTGCCGCTTCTGTGAGCAGAGCTTCTCAG GAGTGACTCTGCTTCGGATCCACCAGCGCACGCACGCCTCTCGCTCGTACCGCTGCGATGACTGCAGCAAGTTGTACGGCTCGTTGGCGGGGCTGCAGTCGCACCGGGCGACCCACAGCAGCGACAGCCGCTTCCTGTGTCCGCAGTGCGGCAAGCGCTTCAAGACCCGCGACGGCCTGGAGGGCCACCTGAGGACCCACACCGGGGAGCGGCCCTTCCGCTGCCCCCACTGCCCCAAAGACTTCACCGCACTCGCAGGCCTCAACGTGCACGTACGGCAGCACACCGGGGAGAGGCCGTACGTGTGCACGGTGTGCGGGAAGGGCTGGCCGTCTGGAGGAGACCTGCAGAAACACATGAGGACCCACACCGGGGAGAGACCCTACGTCTGCCAGGACTGCGGGAAGGCCTTCTCCATCTCCTGTCACCTGACCGAGCACCGCCGCATCCACACAG GAGAGAAGCCGTTCTGCTGCCCAGAATGTGGGAAATGTTTACGGAGGAAGTTTGACCTGAAGAAGCACATCCTGTCCCACAGTAATGTCCGTCCCTTTGCCTGTGTCCTCTGCTCCAAAAGCTACACCCGTCAGACTCACCTGAACCGACACCTGCTGACCCACAGAGCTGCTGACGGAGGGGTgctggagacagagacagagacgtCCTACAAGACctaa